Proteins encoded together in one Amphritea japonica ATCC BAA-1530 window:
- a CDS encoding ABC transporter permease, with translation MLKQVNPKQMSPINQRRLQNFRNNRRGYWSLWLFLALFLFSLFAEFLANDKPLVVRYDNTFYFPVAVDYSELAFGGEFDTFADYKDPYIQDLITDKQGWILWPPIRFSYRTINQDLPVPAPSPPSSDNLLGTDDQGRDVLARVIYGFRVSVLFAITLTLISSVIGVAAGAVQGYYGGKVDLFFQRFIEIWSGMPVLFLLIILASIVQPNFWWLLGIMLLFSWMQLVDVVRAEFLRGRNLEYVRAARALGLSNRLIMFRHILPNAMVATLTFMPFIFNGSLVTLTALDFLGFGLPPGSASLGELVAQGKANLHAPWLGLTAFAALSIMLTLLIFIGEAVRDAFDPRKVMND, from the coding sequence ATGTTAAAACAGGTCAACCCAAAACAGATGAGCCCCATCAACCAGCGCAGGCTACAGAATTTTCGTAATAATCGCCGAGGCTATTGGTCGCTCTGGCTATTCCTCGCGCTGTTTCTTTTCAGTCTGTTTGCCGAATTTCTTGCTAATGACAAACCACTGGTGGTTCGCTACGACAATACCTTCTACTTCCCGGTTGCCGTAGATTATTCAGAACTCGCCTTCGGCGGGGAGTTCGATACATTCGCTGACTACAAAGACCCCTACATTCAGGATCTGATTACCGACAAGCAGGGCTGGATACTCTGGCCGCCTATCCGTTTCAGCTATCGCACCATCAATCAGGACTTACCAGTCCCCGCCCCCTCTCCGCCTAGCAGTGACAATTTACTAGGCACCGACGATCAGGGCCGGGATGTACTGGCGCGGGTAATTTATGGGTTCAGGGTTTCAGTACTGTTTGCCATCACATTGACACTGATAAGCTCAGTGATCGGCGTCGCGGCAGGCGCCGTACAGGGCTATTACGGAGGCAAAGTTGATCTGTTCTTTCAGCGCTTCATAGAAATATGGTCCGGTATGCCGGTCCTTTTTCTGCTGATCATCCTCGCCAGTATCGTCCAGCCAAACTTCTGGTGGTTATTAGGTATCATGCTGCTGTTTTCCTGGATGCAGTTAGTTGATGTGGTACGCGCCGAATTTCTCCGAGGGCGTAATCTTGAATATGTCCGTGCAGCCCGGGCTTTAGGGCTCAGTAATCGGTTGATTATGTTCCGCCATATACTGCCCAATGCGATGGTCGCCACCCTCACATTTATGCCCTTTATTTTTAACGGCTCACTGGTAACCCTGACCGCTCTTGATTTTCTCGGTTTCGGTCTGCCGCCCGGCTCGGCATCACTAGGAGAACTAGTGGCTCAGGGTAAAGCGAACCTGCATGCCCCCTGGCTTGGCCTGACCGCCTTCGCTGCTCTTTCAATTATGTTAACGCTGCTAATATTTATCGGCGAAGCAGTACGGGATGCTTTTGATCCAAGGAAAGTAATGAATGACTGA
- a CDS encoding microcin C ABC transporter permease YejB: MAAYILRRLLLIIPTLLGILTINFLIIQAAPGGPVEQTIANLQGLNTSATARFDGSSQSDLSSAAESSNSNSSGYRGGRGLDPLLVKQIEKQYGFDKPAHERFIQMLKNYLVFDFGESLFSGKKVTDLIIEKIPVSISLGLWTTLITYLIAVPLGIKKAVRDGTPFDVWTSSIIIIGYAIPNFLFAILLIVVFAGGTYFDWFPLRGLTSPNFDELSTWGQIKDYFWHITLPVLVSVIGSFATLSMLTKNSFLDEINKQYVVTARAKGLTESQVLYGHVFRNAMLLIIAGMPAALIGIFFTGSMLIEVIFSLDGIGLLGYEAVIKRDYPVIFGTLYIFTLIGLLLKLVSDLTYVAVDPRIDFESREN, encoded by the coding sequence ATGGCAGCTTATATCCTGCGGCGACTACTGCTGATCATTCCGACGCTGTTGGGCATTCTGACGATCAATTTCCTGATTATTCAAGCCGCACCCGGTGGCCCGGTAGAACAGACCATTGCCAATCTGCAAGGATTGAATACCAGCGCTACAGCCCGGTTTGACGGTTCTTCTCAGTCAGATCTGAGCAGTGCCGCTGAGAGCAGCAATAGTAACAGCAGCGGTTATCGTGGTGGTCGTGGCCTTGACCCACTGCTGGTAAAACAGATCGAAAAACAATACGGTTTCGATAAGCCCGCCCACGAGCGCTTTATCCAGATGTTAAAAAACTATCTGGTCTTCGATTTTGGCGAAAGCCTTTTCAGCGGTAAAAAAGTCACCGATCTGATTATCGAAAAGATACCGGTATCGATCTCTCTTGGACTCTGGACAACCCTGATCACTTACCTGATAGCGGTCCCCCTGGGCATCAAGAAAGCGGTTAGAGATGGCACGCCTTTTGATGTCTGGACCAGCTCAATTATCATCATCGGTTATGCCATACCCAATTTCCTCTTTGCCATCCTACTGATAGTTGTATTCGCCGGCGGCACCTACTTTGATTGGTTCCCGTTGCGAGGACTAACCTCGCCAAATTTTGATGAGCTGAGCACCTGGGGCCAGATCAAAGACTATTTCTGGCATATCACCCTGCCGGTACTGGTATCTGTTATCGGTAGCTTCGCAACACTCTCCATGCTGACCAAAAACTCTTTTCTCGATGAAATTAACAAACAATACGTAGTAACCGCCCGTGCAAAAGGACTAACCGAAAGCCAGGTACTTTATGGCCACGTATTCCGTAACGCTATGTTGCTGATTATTGCCGGTATGCCAGCCGCCCTCATCGGTATTTTCTTTACCGGCTCGATGCTGATCGAAGTCATCTTCTCATTGGATGGCATCGGACTGCTTGGCTACGAAGCGGTCATTAAACGCGACTACCCAGTGATATTCGGTACCCTCTATATCTTTACTCTCATCGGCCTGTTGTTAAAGCTGGTGAGCGATCTGACCTATGTCGCCGTCGACCCTCGCATCGATTTTGAAAGCAGGGAGAACTGA